A region from the Leguminivora glycinivorella isolate SPB_JAAS2020 chromosome 3, LegGlyc_1.1, whole genome shotgun sequence genome encodes:
- the LOC125224770 gene encoding signal peptidase complex catalytic subunit SEC11A codes for MLDSLFDDVKRMNKRQFIYQVLSFGMIVSSALMIWKGLMVVTGSESPIVVVLSGSMEPAFHRGDLLFLTNYPEEPVRVGEIVVFKVEGRDIPIVHRVLKLHEKSNGTVKFLTKGDNNSVDDRGLYAQGQLWLTKKDVVGRARGFLPYVGMVTIYMNEYPKFKFAVLACLAIYVLVHRE; via the exons atGTTGGACAGTTTATTTGACGATGTGAAACGCATGAACAAGCgacag TTTATCTACCAAGTTCTGAGCTTTGGTATGATAGTGTCTTCCGCGCTTATGATATGGAAAGGTTTGATGGTGGTCACAGGGAGCGAAAGTCCGATCGTAGTAGTTTTATCGGGCAGTATGGAGCCCGCTTTCCACAGAGGCGATCTGTTGTTCCTTACGAACTACCCTGAGGAGCCGGTTCGTGTTGGAGAAATCGTCGTATTTAAGGTTGAGGGCCGCGATATTCCTATTGTACATAGAGTACTGAAACTACATGAAAA GAGCAATGGCACTGTTAAATTTTTAACCAAAGGTGACAACAATAGTGTGGATGACCGAGGTCTGTACGCCCAGGGTCAGCTATGGCTTACGAAAAAAGATGTAGTGGGTCGTGCAAGAGGATTTCTGCCCTATGTTGGAATGGTCACAATTTATATGAATGAATATCCTAAGTTTAAG TTTGCAGTGTTGGCGTGTCTAGCAATCTACGTGCTTGTGCACAGAGAGTGA
- the LOC125224684 gene encoding NEDD8-activating enzyme E1 catalytic subunit, producing MAGGEAQTSDYLQRRWLNIRKLLERSGPFCHPDFEPSAEILDFIMNSCKILIIGAGGLGCELLKDLALMGFKKIHIIDMDTIELSNLNRQFLFRKNDIGLSKAKCAVEFVNNRVPGCEAIAHHCAIQDMDEGFYRQFHIVVCGLDSVVARRWLNGMLMSLLQYNDDGTLDQSSLIPLVDGGTEGFKGNSRVILPGMSACIECTLDLYPPQVTFPLCTIANTPRLPEHCIEYVKVLQWAKENPWGNTTALDGDDPQHVAWVLEKAQERAMKHGITGVTYRLTQGVLKNIIPAVASTNAAIAAACATEVFKLASSCCVNMNNYMVLNIADGVYSYTFSADRRADCVACSNATRTMELEGQATLQTILTQLQEDPKYLMKSPGITTIINGRNKTLYMSSIKSIEERTRDNLKKKITDLGLFNGAEILVADVTTPNTITIKLKFTNNLDVEMA from the exons ATGGCTGGAGGTGAGGCCCAGACTTCGGATTACCTACAAAGAAGATGGCTAAATATACGGAAACTATTGGAAAGATCTGGTCCATTTTGTCACCCTGATTTTGAACCCTCTGCTGAAATATTGGATTTCATTATGAATTCATGCAAAATCTTAATAATAGGGGCTGGGGGTCTAGGCTGTGAATTACTAAAGGATTTAGCGTTGATGGGCTTTAAAAAAATCCATATTATTGATATGGATACAATAGAGTTGTCAAATTTGAACAGACAATTTTTGTTTAGGAAGAATGATATTGGATTATCAAAGGCTAAATGTGCTGTTGAATTTGTTAATAATCG GGTTCCAGGCTGTGAGGCCATTGCTCATCACTGTGCCATCCAGGATATGGATGAGGGTTTCTACAGGCAGTTCCACATTGTTGTCTGCGGTCTTGATTCTGTTGTGGCTAGGCGGTGGCTTAACGGCATGCTGATGTCCTTGCTTCAGTATAATGATGATG GAACCTTAGACCAAAGCAGCCTGATACCTCTGGTGGATGGTGGCACTGAGGGTTTCAAAGGTAATTCCCGGGTGATCCTGCCAGGCATGAGTGCCTGTATTGAGTGCACACTGGACCTCTACCCACCGCAAGTCACATTCCCGCTTTGCACCATTGCTAATACACCAAG actaCCAGAGCACTGTATAGAATATGTAAAAGTACTGCAATGGGCCAAGGAAAATCCGTGGGGCAACACCACAGCCCTCGACGGCGATGATCCGCAGCACGTTGCTTGGGTCTTGGAGAAGGCTCAGGAGAGGGCAATGAAACATGGCATTACCGGAGTAACCTATAGATTGACGCAGGGAGTGCTGAAGAATATCATACCGGCTGTGGCCAGTACGAATGCGGCTATAGCGGCAGCTTGTGCTACTGAG GTGTTCAAACTAGCTTCGTCCTGCTGTGTGAACATGAACAACTACATGGTCCTGAATATAGCAGACGGAGTGTACTCATACACATTCAGCGCCGACCGCCGTGCGGACTGCGTGGCTTGTAGCAACGCGACTAGAACTATGGAGCTGGAGGGCCAGGCTACCTTGCAGACTATACTCACGCAACTGCAAGAGGACCCCAAGTATCTGATGAAGAGCCCAG GTATTACCACTATTATCAATGGACGCAATAAAACTCTGTACATGTCTTCAATCAAAAGCATAGAAGAGAGAACTAGGGACAACCTGAAGAAGAAGATAACTGATTTAGGATTGTTCAATGGTGCTGAAATACTGGTGGCAGATGTCACTACACCTAACACGATCACGATCAAGTTGAAATTTACTAATAATCTAGATGTTGAGATGGCCTAG